The sequence GTGTCCTCGCCGTCGATGGTGATGACACCCTTCCGCTCGAACATGTAGCTGACGCAGCCGGTGGCCCCGAGATTGCCGCCGTACTTGGTAAACGCATGCCGCACCTCGGCCGTGGTGCGGTTCCGGTTGTCGGTCTGCGTCTCGACGATGATCGCCACGCCGCCGGGCCCGTACCCCTCGTAGGCGATCTCCTCGATGACCTGGCCTTCCAGTTCACCCGCGCCGCGCTTGGCGGCCTTCTCGACCGTGTCATTGGTCATGTTGGCCAGGCGGGCCGCGACGAGGGCAGCCCGCAGCCGCGGGTTGCCCTCCGGGTCGCCGCCGCCCTGGCGCGCCGCAACCGTGATTTCACGGATGAGGCGGCCGAAGACCTTGGCCTTCTTCGCGTCCTGCGACCCCTTGCGACGCTTGATATTCGCCCATTTGGAATGCCCGGACATCGGTTCCTACTCCTCGGCAGTCGCCGTCTTCTTGTACTCTTCGACCAGGCGCCTCTGGACGTCGCCGGGGACTTCGGAATAATGCGAGAACTCCATCGTGAACACGCCGGTGCCCTGCGTGAACGAGCGCAGCGACGTTGCGTACTGGTACAGTTCGTCCTCGGGCACGTTCGCCGTCACGACCTGGTACGGGCCGTCGGCCTCGCTGCCCAGGATGGCGCCGCGACGCGTCGAGATGTCGCCCATCACGTCGCCCATGTAGGCCTGGGGCACGACGATCCGGACCTTCATGACCGGCTCGAGGATGACCGGCCGGAGCTTGTCGGCGTCTTCCTCGACAGCATGCTTGAGCGCGAGCCGGGCGGCCGCCTTGAAGGCCGCTTCACTCGAGTCCACCGCGTGGTACGAGCCGAAGAACAGCGCGCAGCGCACGTCCACCATCTCGTAGCCGGCCAGCAGCCCGTGCAGCAGCGTCTCGCGGCAACCCTTCTCGACCGCCGGGATGAACTTGTTCGGCACCACGCCGCCGACGATCTCGTCGGCGAACACGTAACCCGTACCGCGCGGCACCGGCTCCATGCGGATGTGCACATCGCCGAACTGGCCACGGCCGCCGGTCTGCTTCTTGTGCCGGCCCTGCTTCTCGGCCGTTCCGCGGATCGTCTCCTTGAAGTTGATGCGCGGGCGGCGGCGCTCCACCACCACGCCGTTCAGCTTCTTGAGCTTGTCGAGGATGAAGTTCGTGTGGATCTCGCCCTGGGTGGCCAGAAGCGTCTGCGACAGGTGCCCCTGGTGGATCAGCTGGAACGTCGGATCCTCTTCCATGATCCGATGCAGGCCGGCGGCCATCTTGTCGTCGTCGCCGCTGACGACCGGGCTGATCGCGTCGGTGCAGGTGGGCACCGGGTACTGGATGGGCGGGAACGCGAAGTCGACGCCCGACGTCAGCGTGACGCCCGTGTGCGTGGCCTTCAGCTTGGCAGCCAGGACGATGTCGCCGGGGCCGGCCACCTCGATCTTGTCGCGCGACTTGCCCTGCGCCGCCGACAGCTGTCCCATGCGCTCGGTGCTCCGGCCATCGCTGCACTCGAGGTTGTCGCCCGCCTTCATGCTGCCGGAGAACACGCGCAGCCAGGTGCTGTCGCCGCCCTGGGCCTCGTACTGGCGCTTGAAGGCATAGGCCACGACCGGGCCGTCGGCCGACGGCGTAAACGGCGTCTCGGTCTCGGTACCGGCCTTGAACCCCTTGAGCGGCGAGCGGGTGCGCGAGAACGAACTCGGGAACAGGCTGACCACCGAATGCAGCAGCGAGTTGACGCCGACTTCACTCTGGGCGTCGCAGAAGAAGACCGGGTACACGGTGCCCTCGAGAGTGCCCTTCTTCAGGCCCGCGACGATGTCCGTCTCGTTCAGGGTCAGCTCCTCGAGGTACTTCTCGGTCAGGGCGTCGTCGGCGCTGGCCGCGGCATCCATCAGCATCTCCCGCGCCTCTTCCACGGCCGGGCCCAGGTCGGCGGGAATCGGGCACTCCACGGCGTGGTGACCGTCGAACTTCCAGCCCTTCATCGTGATCAGGTCGACCACGCCCTCGAAGGTCTCGCCGTTGCCGATCGGCAGCTCCAGGGGCGCCGCACCCGGGATGCGCTCCTTGACCCCGTTCATGACCGAACGCCAGTTGGCGTGCTCCTTGTGCATGCGGTTGACGACCAGGGCGGTGGGCAGGTGCGTGCCGCGGATCAGGTTCCACAGGTTCTCGGAGGCCACCTCGAAACCGCCGTCAGCCTTGATGACGAACAGGATGCCCTCGACCACCCGCAGCGCCGCGTAGACATCGCCCCGGAAATCATCCACACCCGGCGTATCGATGATGTTGATCTTGTTGCCTTCGAACTCGGTCCAGGCCAGGCTGGCGGAGATCGTCTGCTTGCGCTCGATTTCCTCTTCCAGGTAATCGAACACCGAGCTGCCGTCGTCCACATTCCCCCGGCGGCCGACCTTCTCGGTCACATGGAGCATCGCATCGGCCAGGCTGGTCTTGCCGACGCCGTGGGGGCCCATGAGGGCTACGTTGCGGATCTTTTCCATGGGGAAGGTCTTCACGGATCGTCCTCCTGGGTGGTCGACGGAAGCCGGTGCAACCCTGCCGCCCGGACGGTCCGGCCGAACGGACCGGTGCGGGTGCAAACCGCGGCCCGGGAAAACCCCGCGCGCACGGATCATTGACGCCCGGATGAGAGTAAAAACCCGCGTCCCCGGAGGGATTCGCGGTCCGGATTACCGGGAATTTCTGCCCGGTCGAGAATGGTAATTGTCTGACAACTTGCTGTCAACACACCCGCAGCGGCCACGTTGCCCGAAAGTTCTGGACAGCGGGAACGGGTCACATTACCGTTAGTTGGGTCCCGAAACGGCTTTGCCGTTCGGTCCCAACCATTCGCGCCCCACGCGACCTTCACATCCTGGTCGAACGGCCGCTTCGGGCGGTCGGCGTCCTGGTCGAAGTTAAGTCGACGTTAAGTCGACGTGATGTCGACGTGAACCCGTCGAGGTGAATTCATGACCGTCAGGAAAATCGCGTGCCTCGTTGCCGTTGCAGCACTTGGCGTGGTCTGTGTCGGCTCCTGGGCCCCTTCCGTCCAGGCCGCTGACGCCCCCCAGGCCGTCCAGGCGACCAGTGCCGCAGCCACTGCGGCCCCGGATTCCGCCGCCGAGGACGCCCCCAAGGCGCTCGAATGGAAAGACTATAAGGTCAAGGGATACAGCCTCTCCTTCTACGGCGGAGCCTTCAGCGGCGCGCGCTACCTTGACCTGAAGCAATTGTCCCCGCGCACCATCCTGACCCCCGGCGCCGGTGACGTCATCGGCTACGACGGCAGTGTCCTGGCCGAGTCCATCGACTTCGTCCACTACACCGCCGCCCGCAAGGAAATCGAATCCGGCACCGCTTTCGGCGGCCGCGTCGGCATCTATGTCGGCGACGATTTCCACCTCGACCTGGTCGGCAACTACATGTCCGGCCGCGCCGTGACCTCGATGCTCTACAACCCGAACCGCGATGATGCGCGGAACGAGTGGACCCGCGTCGAGGTCGACGAGGACAACGGCTTCCGCGCCTACAAGGGCGGCCTGTCGCTCATGTACGATGCCCGCCCCGCCACCTTCCTGGGCGCCACGCCCCAGTTGGGCTTCGGCCTCGGCGGCGTCATCAATCGCTACAGCGAACTCGAGGACAAGACGGCCCTGTACCTGGAGGGCAACTTCGGGCTCAGCTTCCAGCCCCTGGACGACCTGAGGATCATCGCGCGGGCCGACCTGGCCATCTTCGCCTTCGATGTGGACGAGTTGGGGTATTCGGAGATGGTCAGCTACAAGAATTTCACGGTGGGGGCGGCGTGGTTTATCGATACGGTGCCGGCGGAGGTCAGGGCGAAGCATCTGGCGGATCAGAAGAAGACCCGTCGCTAGATGGCCTCGCGGGAATGCCCGGAAGATTGCACCTGAGATATCGAGAGCCCGGTGGCCGATGGCACCGGGCTCTCTTTCCATTTCAGAATGCGTATTTCAGCCGGTGTTCCCGATTGACCTTGAGCGCCCGTGTCCGCACAAGCCCGCGATAGTAGGACTCCCACGCCGCCGGCAGCACGATTCTTCCGGGAAAAAGGCGCTCAGCCAGGATGTCCCCGACGCTCAGTTTCCGCTCCGTGATCCCCCGTATCATTCCTGCGGACGGCCCCCCCTGCTTCTTCTTCCGGCTCCGGATGTAGTTCCGATCCACGAGGACGATCGCCATCCGCTCCATGGCCCGCTGTCGCCGCTTTGACCAGGCGATGGTTTCCCGTTTGTGGTTCGCGCTCCCATGCCGCAGCCAGCTGTCCAGGAGGTTCGCCTCGAACAACGCGTTGTCGCCGTCCCGACGGACCGTCGAGAGCGTGACTTCATGGCGGATCCGACACTTCGAGCCGCGGATTGGCGCCCGATAGGCAGGATGATCGTCGCTGCGCAAGACCGCGGTCTCGGCCTGGCCAACGACCACCTCCAGCAGCGATGCGACACCTCGGCCAAGTGCCGCTGGATCCGGCCGGCCGAACGCCTCCTCGGGCCGGGTCCGACGGTACTTCTGCAAGGAGGTCATCCGCCCCTTTCGGCGCAGTTCACTCTCGGTGAAGTAGCTGAAGAACCCGCTCTCGACCTCGACCGCGACATTGATATGGAACGGGAAGTACTGGCTCCATTCGAAGGTCTCCAGCCCGTCGATCGCGACGGGGCCCAACGGCGGCCGCTGCCCCCAAAGGCAAGAGTGCATCAGCAGGCAATGTCGGCCCAGTCGTCCGATGGCGCGGTCGATCGTGTCGGCACCGACCTGGAGGTTGTGTGCGATCTGGCGATTGGCGGCACAGGACGTCGTTTGCCTAAAGACCTCGGGCAGGATATCGGGCTTTTTCATCCAGTACGAAGTGCTGAACGTCTGGGTGCTGAAGTAGCGCCCGCAGTTCAGGCACCGGAACCGCCGGATACACTTCGGAGCCGCCTGTCGCCGGTAGTAGCCGGCGCGCTTGTAGCGCCATCCATCCGCCATGTTGTTGTGATACAGGCAGTTATGATTGGGACAGTGTGGCGGCAGCCAGTTCTCAGCAGTTGCTTTCATGCGCGGGTTCGGCGAATTCCAGACCAGATGCAATCTTCAGGGCAGGCCCAAAAGAACCCGCCGGGCCGAAGCCCGGCGGGTTTCTAGCAGCGTTCCCCATCCAGGGCCCGACTACTTCTTCTTAGCAACCTTCTTGGTCGCCTTCTTCTTCGTGGCCTTCTTGGTCGCCTTCTTGGCCGGCGCCTTCTTGGTGGCCTTCTTCTTCGTGGCCTTCTTGGTCGCCTTCTTCGCCGGCGCCTTCTTGGTGGCCTTCTTCTTCGTGGCGGCCTTCTTCGTCGTCTTCTTCTTGGCAACCTTCTTGGTGGCCTTCTTGGTCGCCTTCTTGGTCGCCTTCTTGGTGGCCTTCTTGGTGGCCTTCTTCTTGGTGGCCTTCTTCTTGGTGGCCTTCTTCGTGGCCTTCTTCGTGGCCTTCTTCTTCGTCGCCTTCTTGGGGCCAGCAGCCACCATCGTCCTCTCCTCCATGCCAAACCTCACTTCGTTGGGAGTCCTTCGCCCACCCGGACCACGCACCCTGTGGATTTCCGAGTGAGACCTCCTGTCTCAAACGTGCTTCACGAACGTCTGGCGTCAGGCTGCCAGCTGAAGCATGCCAATATTTCGACCGAGCGAAAATGGTGTCAACAAAAAAAAAGGAAACTGTCGCTGACAGTCTCCTTTTTTTTTTGGTGCCCGGGGCGGGACTCGAACCCGCACGGCTTGTGGCCACCACCCCCTCAAGATGGCGTGTCTACCAATTTCACCACCCGGGCAGCACAAATTCGACGACTAGTTCCCCTGAGGCAGCGGCTGCGTCGCCGGCGCGTCAGTCGGATTCTGCGCCGGTGCGGGCGCGTTCTCCTGGAGAGGATTCTGCTGCACCGGAAGATTGAGTTCACCCTCGCGCGCGGCTTCACCCACGACACTGCCGGTCTTGGCGCGGCCCGGTCCATCGGTCATGAAGAGCGCAAAGCTCGTCACGAAAAATCCGATCGCGCAGTAGATCGTGACCTTGTGGAGCAGGGTCGTCATCCCGCGCGAGCCGAGCAACTGCTGGGGAGCGCCACCGCCGCCGCCGAAGGCGCCGGCCAGGCCGCCACCCTTGCTCGACTGCAGCAGGACGACCGCGCAGAGCACCAGGCAGATCAGGATGTGGACGATGGTCAGCAGGACATGCAACATGCCGGAACACTCCCGAACGGGTCAGCACCTCAAGAACACGGCGGGCCGCCTGGCCCGCCGCCGGGCAATATGGTAACAGACGGGGGGCGGCCTGTCAAACCGCCCCCCGCAGCGAAAAAGAGCTCTCAGGCGTCCGTAAGCGCCATCACCCCCGGCAGTTCCAGCCCTCCCATGAACTCCAGGGAGGCGCCGCCACCGGTCGAAATATGGCTGACCCGGCTCGCCAGGCCCAGCTGGTTGACCGCCGCGACGCTGTCGCCGCCGCCGACCACGCTGCGGGCGCCGCCGTCGGTGGCCACCGCCACGGCCTCGCCCACGGCGCGCGTGCCGGCCGCGAAGGACGGCAACTCGAACACACCCATCGGGCCGTTCCAGAAGATCGACCGGGCAGGCTCGATGAGGGCACGGTAGCGCTCGATGGTGCGGGGCCCGATGTCCAGGCCCATCCAGCCGTCGGGGATGTCCGAGACCAGCACCGTACGGCGCTGGGCCGTGTCACTGAAGGCGTCGGCGATCACGCAGTCCTCGGGAAGCACCAGCCGCGTCTTGCTGGTCTTGGCCAGGGCCGTGATCTCGCGGGCCACGTCCAGGCTCTCCTCGTCGAGCAGGCTCGAGCCGATGCCGAGGCCGGCCACCTTGAAGAACGTGAAGATCATGCCGCCACCCAGGAGCAGCGTGTCGACCTTGCCCAGCAGGTTGCGGATGACGTCGACCTTGCCGCTGACCTTGGCGCCGCCGAGCACCGCCACGTAGGGACGGGCCGGGTCGCGCACCAGGGCGCCGAGGTGCTCCAGCTCACGCTCCATCAGCAGTCCCGCCCGGTTCAGCGGGAAGGACGCGGTGATCCCCACCGTCGAGGCGTGTGCCCGGTGGGCCGAGCCGAAAGCGTCGTTCACGTAGCACGTGCCGAGGGCCGCGAGACCGCGCGAGAAGCCGGGGTCGTTGGTCGTCTCGCCGGGATTGAAGCGGACGTTCTCCAGCAGGAGCACTTCACCCGGAGCCAGGCTCGCGGCCTGCGCCACCGCGTCGGGGCCCACGGTGTCGGTCGCGAATCGCACGCGGCACGACAGCAGCTCGGCCAGGCGGTCGGCCACCGGACGCAGCGAGGCGGCCGGATCGATCTTGCCCTTCGGGCGCCCCAGGTGGCTCATCAGGATGACGGCGGCGCCGCTGGCCAGCAGGCGCTGGATCGTCGGCAGCGTCTCGCGGATTCGTGTGTCGTCGGTGATGTTGCGGTCCTTGTCGAGAGGCACATTGAAGTCCACCCTGACCAGGACCTTCTGCCCGCGACCGTCGAAACCGTCGAGATTGCGCTTCTGGTTCATCGCCCTCCACCCTCCGTTGCGTCCGTGTACACCCGCAGGCTCCGCCGGCGGGGCACGTCCATACTAGGAACCGGCTCCCGGGGTGTCAACGCCGTCGCCCCTGTCCCCGCCCTGGTCGGCCTAGAAGTCGTCGGCATCGGCATCGGCATCGTCACCGTCACCGTCGCGCGACAGAGCCAGCCCCAGGGTCAGCACTCCGGCCACCTCCCAGCCCGCCGACCGCAGCGCCGCCGCCGCCGCCTGTGCCGTGGCGCCGGCCGTGACGAGGTCGTCGACCACCAGGGCGCGGCGGGGAACGCCCGGTGGCCGGGCCGCGAACGCCCCGGCCAGGTTCCGCTCGCGCGCGTCCGATCCGCTCAGCTTCGCCTGCTGGGCCGTCGCGCGGGTGCGCGCCAGGACACCGTTGTCGACGGAGAGCCCGGTCGCCCGGCCCGCCAGGTCGGCCAGCACGGCGGCCTGGTTGAAGCCGCGTGAGCGCCTTCGCGCGGCATGCAGCGGCACCGGCACCAGGACATCGGCGCACGCACGCGCCGCCTGCGGTGGCGCCGCCTCGGCCGAAGGCGGCGCTGCGACGGCTGCCGCGGCCAGGGCTCGACCCAGCGGCCAGGCCAGCCCGCGCACGCCGTGGTACTTGAAGGCGCCGACCACCTGGGTCAGCAGGGCCGAAGTCGCCGCCGCAGCCCATACGCGGAGATCCGGGTGACGCCCGCGGCCGTCCAGGATCCGCGCGCACGGCTGCGCGAAGATCCGCGTCGCGCAGTCCACGCACAGGTGCGGACGGTCCCAGGGCCGGAGGCCCTGCACCACCAGGCCCGGCGGCTCCCAGGGTCCATATCCGGCGGTCGCGGCGCAGGCTGCGCATCGCTCCGGCAGCAGCAGATCGACAAGCGGCCCGGCCACGCCGCGCCTGAAGGAGCGGGCCGGCATCCGGGCCCGTGCGGTTGCCCGGGTCGTGGCCCGTCTCGTTTGCATGATCGTCTCGAAATCCGGGAGGATGTCGATGATGCGGCCCACGCTCACGCGGGACCGGGCGCAGGTGCCCGCCGCCGGCAGCTCAGCGTGACGGCAACGCGGCGTGCATCGCGGCCCAGGGAACCGGCGGCCCGAACCACCACGCAAACGACAGGCCACCCTGCATCAGCAGCATGGGCAGGCCATTGGTATAGCTGAAGCCCAGCGGCGGGGCTTCGGCCGGCAGCTGATTTCCGTAACGCACGTCGACCAGCAGGCAGGCCGCGGCGCCGGCGGCCGGCGGCAGGAACGGGCGGCTGGAGACGCCGCCGGCCAGGCAGCAGATCCAGGCGCAGGGCTCGTCGGGCGGCAGTTCGTCGTCGGCGCCGAGCGGCGCCAGCGAGACCTCCTCGCCCAGTCCTCTCTCACCCAGCCACTGTTCGAAGCGGTCGCGTCCGGCGGTCGAGTGCCAACGCACGTCGACGGCGGCAACGCCCCAGCGCAGCAGCGCGTCGACAGCCGCGCGCGCCGAACCGCCGGTGCCCAGCACCACGGCCACGGCCGGCGGCGAATCGTCCCGCCACAGCTGGGTGAGCACCGCCAGCAGCCCGCCGCTGTCGGTGTTGTGGCCCAACCAGCGGCCGTCCTCCACGCGCACGGTGTTGACCGCGCCAAGGGCCCGCGCCTGGTCGGTGCGCCCGTCACAGAGGGCCGCGACCGCCTCCTTGTGGGGAGCCGTCACGTTGAAGCCGGCCAGCGTGAAGCCGGTCGTGACGGCGGTCCGCGCCTTCAGCTCCGCCAGCTGCTCGGCCGCCACTTCCAGCGCCAGGTACTCGTGCGCCAGTTGCCGCTCGGCCAGGGCGGCCGCCTGCATGCGCGGTGACAGGGAATGGGAAATCGGGTCGCCCACCACGGCGTAGAACGGCAGCGACGGAGTCCACGGACGTCCTCGCGCAGCCAGCCGGCGGGCGTCAGGCGCAGCGGCTCAGGCATGGACCGGCCCCCGGCGATGTGCGCGCACCAGCACCAGCGCGCCGGCCGCGATGAGCGCGATCGACACCCACTGCTGGTTGCTCAGGCCCAGCAGCATCTGGCTCGGCTCGTAGTAGCGGAACATGTCCTCGACCAGGCGGGCCAGGCCGTACAGCGCCAGGAAGCGGCCGAAGGTGGCGCCGCGTCCGGCAGGCCGACGCTCGGCCAGCAGCAGCAGCCCGAAGATCGCGAAGCCGGCCGCCGAGGCGTACAGCTGGGTCGGGTGCACCGCGCGTCCGCCGAACATGCGCGAGGCCGGGGCGTCGGCCGGGAAGTGCACCGCCAGGGCACAGGTGGTCGGGTTGCCGAAGCAGCAGCCGGCAAGGAAGCAGCCGATGCGCGTGATGCCGATGCCGAGCATCACGCCGGGCGCGAAGTTGTCGGCGATGACCAGGAACGGGATGCCGCGACGCCGGCACATCCACCACACCGTCGCAGTGGCCGCCAGGATGCCCCCATAGAGCGTCAGGCCGCCGTCCCAGATAAACAGGGCCCGGTACCAGGGATCGAATTCGGACGCGTGTGTGGCCACGTAGAGCGCCCTGACGCCGATGATGCTCGAGATGAGGACGCCGAAGATCAGGTCGAGTACCGTCTCAGCGCTGATGCCCTGCGGTTTGCCGCGCCTGACACTCAGCCACATGCCGAGCGCGAAGCTGATGGCGAGCATCAGGCCGTAGCTCTTGACCACCCCGAACAGATGCGGATGCATTCCGGCTCCCTGTTTCCCGAAGGCCGCCCCGGCATGGGCAGCGGCGATCAGACGTCGAACGACTTCGAGCTGACGTTCAGCAGCAGCCCCAGCATGGCCGAGGTCACCAGCAGGTTCGAGCCCCCGTAGCTCATCAGCGGCAGGGGGATTCCGGTCACGGGCATCAAACCCGTCGTGATCGAGACATTGACCACCACGTGGAACGCCAGGTAGGAGACGATCCCCATGGCCAGGAACCGCGAGAACGGCTTCCGGACCGCGGCCGCGTGGTCGACGCCGCGCAGGATCATCACGAAGAACAGCCCGATCACCGCCAGCGCCCCGATGAAGCCCAGCTCCTCGCCCACGACCGAGAAGATGAAGTCGGTCTGCCGCTCCGGCAGGAAGGCCAGGCCCTTCTGGGTGCCCTTCAGGTAGTGCGTCCCGAACAGCCCGCCCGAACCGATCGCCACCTTCGACTGCAGGGTCTGGTACCCGGCGCTGAAGGCGTGCTCGGCGGGCTTGAAGAACGCCATCACCCGGTCCTGCTGGTAGCCCTTCAGCTGGGCCCAGAAGATGGGGATGGCAATGCCCGAGACGACATTCACCGCCAGCATGGTCACCTTGGCCGGGATGGACCAGCGCACCCAGTACAGCAGCGCCAGCAGCACCAGCAGGTAGCCGCCCCAGGGCCAGGCCTGGTGCGACACCGTGTCCGAATAG comes from bacterium and encodes:
- the rodA gene encoding rod shape-determining protein RodA — encoded protein: MGGLRELLTPRGDRVIFWCWLALCLTSLAVLWSVTEPIIGPYEDVDPGVPKSVFWRQLTWAIVGYVGLVVASRVPLRHIDNLAPFPWLISLVLLLLVPVFGPVISGARRWLVFGPVSLQPAELAKVSCIILNASLLARGVDSRRKSLATGVSLLLTAIPAVLVMEQPDLGSSLVFWAAWVGMIFWFGMPGIFLLVAASGTASAVIMFYSDTVSHQAWPWGGYLLVLLALLYWVRWSIPAKVTMLAVNVVSGIAIPIFWAQLKGYQQDRVMAFFKPAEHAFSAGYQTLQSKVAIGSGGLFGTHYLKGTQKGLAFLPERQTDFIFSVVGEELGFIGALAVIGLFFVMILRGVDHAAAVRKPFSRFLAMGIVSYLAFHVVVNVSITTGLMPVTGIPLPLMSYGGSNLLVTSAMLGLLLNVSSKSFDV
- a CDS encoding ComF family protein; this encodes MQTRRATTRATARARMPARSFRRGVAGPLVDLLLPERCAACAATAGYGPWEPPGLVVQGLRPWDRPHLCVDCATRIFAQPCARILDGRGRHPDLRVWAAAATSALLTQVVGAFKYHGVRGLAWPLGRALAAAAVAAPPSAEAAPPQAARACADVLVPVPLHAARRRSRGFNQAAVLADLAGRATGLSVDNGVLARTRATAQQAKLSGSDARERNLAGAFAARPPGVPRRALVVDDLVTAGATAQAAAAALRSAGWEVAGVLTLGLALSRDGDGDDADADADDF
- a CDS encoding elongation factor G, translated to MKTFPMEKIRNVALMGPHGVGKTSLADAMLHVTEKVGRRGNVDDGSSVFDYLEEEIERKQTISASLAWTEFEGNKINIIDTPGVDDFRGDVYAALRVVEGILFVIKADGGFEVASENLWNLIRGTHLPTALVVNRMHKEHANWRSVMNGVKERIPGAAPLELPIGNGETFEGVVDLITMKGWKFDGHHAVECPIPADLGPAVEEAREMLMDAAASADDALTEKYLEELTLNETDIVAGLKKGTLEGTVYPVFFCDAQSEVGVNSLLHSVVSLFPSSFSRTRSPLKGFKAGTETETPFTPSADGPVVAYAFKRQYEAQGGDSTWLRVFSGSMKAGDNLECSDGRSTERMGQLSAAQGKSRDKIEVAGPGDIVLAAKLKATHTGVTLTSGVDFAFPPIQYPVPTCTDAISPVVSGDDDKMAAGLHRIMEEDPTFQLIHQGHLSQTLLATQGEIHTNFILDKLKKLNGVVVERRRPRINFKETIRGTAEKQGRHKKQTGGRGQFGDVHIRMEPVPRGTGYVFADEIVGGVVPNKFIPAVEKGCRETLLHGLLAGYEMVDVRCALFFGSYHAVDSSEAAFKAAARLALKHAVEEDADKLRPVILEPVMKVRIVVPQAYMGDVMGDISTRRGAILGSEADGPYQVVTANVPEDELYQYATSLRSFTQGTGVFTMEFSHYSEVPGDVQRRLVEEYKKTATAEE
- a CDS encoding phosphoglycerate kinase; the encoded protein is MNQKRNLDGFDGRGQKVLVRVDFNVPLDKDRNITDDTRIRETLPTIQRLLASGAAVILMSHLGRPKGKIDPAASLRPVADRLAELLSCRVRFATDTVGPDAVAQAASLAPGEVLLLENVRFNPGETTNDPGFSRGLAALGTCYVNDAFGSAHRAHASTVGITASFPLNRAGLLMERELEHLGALVRDPARPYVAVLGGAKVSGKVDVIRNLLGKVDTLLLGGGMIFTFFKVAGLGIGSSLLDEESLDVAREITALAKTSKTRLVLPEDCVIADAFSDTAQRRTVLVSDIPDGWMGLDIGPRTIERYRALIEPARSIFWNGPMGVFELPSFAAGTRAVGEAVAVATDGGARSVVGGGDSVAAVNQLGLASRVSHISTGGGASLEFMGGLELPGVMALTDA
- the secG gene encoding preprotein translocase subunit SecG, with the protein product MLHVLLTIVHILICLVLCAVVLLQSSKGGGLAGAFGGGGGAPQQLLGSRGMTTLLHKVTIYCAIGFFVTSFALFMTDGPGRAKTGSVVGEAAREGELNLPVQQNPLQENAPAPAQNPTDAPATQPLPQGN
- a CDS encoding prolipoprotein diacylglyceryl transferase, translating into MHPHLFGVVKSYGLMLAISFALGMWLSVRRGKPQGISAETVLDLIFGVLISSIIGVRALYVATHASEFDPWYRALFIWDGGLTLYGGILAATATVWWMCRRRGIPFLVIADNFAPGVMLGIGITRIGCFLAGCCFGNPTTCALAVHFPADAPASRMFGGRAVHPTQLYASAAGFAIFGLLLLAERRPAGRGATFGRFLALYGLARLVEDMFRYYEPSQMLLGLSNQQWVSIALIAAGALVLVRAHRRGPVHA
- a CDS encoding YebC/PmpR family DNA-binding transcriptional regulator; translated protein: MSGHSKWANIKRRKGSQDAKKAKVFGRLIREITVAARQGGGDPEGNPRLRAALVAARLANMTNDTVEKAAKRGAGELEGQVIEEIAYEGYGPGGVAIIVETQTDNRNRTTAEVRHAFTKYGGNLGATGCVSYMFERKGVITIDGEDTTLEAVMEAAIEAGAEDVEDDEGTITVTTAMEDMHTVNAGLTAAGLAITSANLMPVPGSYIKVEGDEAVTLMKLISYMDDLDDVARVVANFDIDDATMAAIEDQL